The segment aatggcctaccccttattcttaaactgtgtcttctggttctggactcccccaatattgggaacatgtttcctgcctctaacgtgtccaaccccttaataatcttatacgtttcgattagatcccctctcatccttctaaattccagtgtatacaagcctagccgctccagtctttcaacatacgacagtcccgccattccgggaattaacctagtacaggGAGACATGCAAACTCAGCACAggcaggccaggatcgaacctgagtctctggcgctgtaaggcagcaactctaccgctgcgccaccgtgccgccctatttttcTGCatttgctgtatttttcaattaatcatctgtatccacctatcactctgaaGAACGTCTCCTGTTCATGTTCTCTACACATCAGGGACCTGCATTTTCtcttcacctcgggtgctgtgtgtgtggagtttgcacgtttccctgtgaccgcgtgggtttcgtcctggtgctccggtttccttccacactcccaaagacgtgcgggtttgtaggtcgatttgccctctgtaaattgccccctagtgagtAGGgactgggtgagaaagtgggataacatagagctagtatcTAAGGTcggcatggaattggtgggctgaaggtgaaGATGttgtagcagtgcatttggaaagccgtgccaggatcggtcaaagtcagcatggatttatgaaggggaaatcatgcttgactaatcttctggaatgtttttgaggatgtaacaagtagagtggatatgggagagccggtggatgtggtgtatctggactttcaaaaagcctttgacaaggtcccacacaagagattagtgtgcaaaattagagcacatggtattgggaacatttaagattattgacatggatagagaactggttggcagacaggaagcaaagagtcagaattaacgggtccttttcagaatgtcaggcagtgactaatggggtgccgcaaggctcggtgctgggaccccagttatttgcaatatatattaacgatttagacaagggaattaaacgtgacatctccaagtttgcggatgacacaaagctgggtggcagtgtgagctgcgaggaggatgctatgaggctgcagggtgacttggataggttcggtgagtgggcagatgcgtggcagatgcagtataatgtggataaatgtgaggttatccactttggtggcaataacaggaaggcagattatcatctgaatggtgtcagattaggagaaggggaggtgcaacgagacctgggtgcgcttgtacatcagtcactgaaaataagcatgcaggtacaacaggcagtgaagaaagctaatggcattttggccttcattgcgagaggatctgtgtttaggagcaaggaggtcctactgaagttctacagggcccaggtgagaccgcagctggagtactttgtgcaattttggtctcctaatttgaggaaggacattattgctattgagggagtgcagcgtaggttcaccgggttaattcccgggatggtgagactgacgtatgatgaaagaatgggtcgactgggcttatattcactggaatttagaaggatgagaggggatcttatggaagcatataaaattcttgaatggattggacaggctagatgcaggaaaaatgttcctgatattgggggagtccaaaacctggggtcacagtttaagactaaagggtaggccatttaggatgaagaggaggaaaaatgttttcacccagagagttgtgaatctgtggaattctctgccacagaaggcagtgaagaccaattcactggatgttttcaagagagagttagatttaactcttaaggctaaaggaatctagggatatggggagaaagcaggaacagggtactgattctggatgatcagccgtgatcacattgaatggcggtgctggatcgatgggccgaatggcctactcctgcatctatttttctatgtttctttgtttccacagtgtatctctaaactaaactaaatatgagtCATTCCTGGATATCTGTGATTTTATATATAAATCCTCTGAATCTCTTGATTAGATTCCAGCTGTAACTCTTCCTGGATATCAGTTATTCTATATATAAACTCCCAAAATCTTTGATTAGATTCCAGTTTATAACTTGACTCCAAAGAATCTGTTATTCTATGTATAAACTCCCTGaacttaataggaatccgaggggtaactttttcacacaaagggtggtgggtgtatggaacgagctgccagaggaggtagttgaggctgggactatcccaatgtttcagaaacagttagacaggcacatggataggacaggtttggagggatatggaccaatcgcaggcaggtgggactagcgtagctgggacatgatctcctggttgccaaacactttaactccccctccccctcccattcccaatctgacctttctgtcctgggcctcctccattgtcagagtgagatccagtgcaaattggagaaacagcacctcatatttagcttgggcagcttacaccccagcgggatgaacattgacttctctgacttcaaataacccttgttttccctctctctctaacccctcccccttcccttttctccgaccagtcctactgtctccgaccacattttatctctgtttgctatgttgttaccttctcccagctaatgatctattctacattttccgtgatctccattccctttgtcatgttttcacaccttacacttccgtaTCTAGGTACCGCCATCTCCCcggcattagtctgaagaagggtctcgacccgaaaccccacccactccttctctccagagatgctgcctgactctctgagttactccagcatgttgtctccattcggtttaagccagcatctgcaggtccttcctgctGACAGTGTTGATTATTGTTCCGTGCCGTACTGTATGTAACTGCAGATGAGCAACAAGCGCTCCAGCAGTTTTCGCCGTGCCGTGCagcgggggaaggggagaggggcgtCCGACTCGCTGCTGGACGAGCGGGGGCTGAGCCTGGGACGGCGGCTAGTCCGACACGTGGCGTACGAGACCCTGCCTCGCCACGCCGACCGGCGCTGGTACTACGACACCTACACCGGCTGCCCACCGCCCTGGTTCATCATCACCATCACCCTCCTGGAGGCAAGTTCACCCGGCGTAGCAGcacaagcaggccattcggcccgtcgagtccccTCCGCCACTCAATCTATGATCTATGCCTGATCTATGATCCAAGGgtataataagaaaataactgcagatcctggtataaatcgaaggtattaattcacaaaatgctggagtaactcagcaggtcaggcagcatctcaggagagaagaaatgggtggcgtttcatagaaacatagaaaataggtgcaggagtaggccattcggcccttcgagcctgcaccgccattcaatatgatcatggctgatcatccaactcagtatcccgtacctgccttctctccataccccctgatccctttagccacaagagacacaactaactccctcttaaatatagccaatgaactggcctcaactaccttctgtggcagagaattccacagattcaccactctctgtgtgaaaaaaaactttcttatctcggtcctaaaagacttcccccttatccttaaactgtgaccccttgttctggacttccccaacatcgggaacaatcttcctgcatctaacctgtccaaccccataagaattttgtaagtttctataagatcccccctcaatcttctaaattccagactcagtctgaagaagggtctcgacccgaaacgtcacccattccttctctcctgagatgctgcctgacctactgagttactccagcattttgtgaataaatacctatgacccaagggtggtgaatctgtggatttttttgccacagaaggccaagagAATGAATAtatttacagcagagatagatagattcttgattagtacgggtgtcagaggttatggggagaaggcaggagaatggggttaggagggagagatagatcagccgtgattgaacgacggagtagacttgatgggctgaatggcttaattctgctatcacttatgaccttatgatccatctgtccttctcaatcccattctcctgctaagataggcacaaaatgctggagtaactcagcgggtcaggcagcatctctggagagaaggaatgggtgatgtttcaggttgggacccttcttcagactctgtaccTGTGGAAGgatctagacctgaaacgtcacccattcgtgatctccagagatgccgctggactcgctgaattactccagcattttgtgtcattggtataaaaccagcatctacagttcataagttcatatgtgataggagaagtctactatgccattaaatcatagctgatctaactttctctctcgaccccattctcctgccttctccccataaccctgacacccgcactgcttagtttagtttagagatacagcgcggaaacaggccttaaaaatacccgtctgtggcaaagaattccacagattcaccaccctttgactgaggaaattcctcctcctctcctttctaaaggaacgccctttaattctgaggaccctgtcctagactctcccactagtgggaacattctctccacattctctccacatccactctatccaggacttacAAGTGGcatctgcttagtttagtttagagatacagcgcggaaacaggcccttcggcccaccgggtccgcaccgaccagctatccttgcacactaacactatcctacacccactagggacaatttttacatttaccaagccagttaacctacaaacctgtacgtctttagagtgtgggaggaaaccgaagatctcggagaaaacccacgcaggtcacggggagaacgtacaaactccgtgcagacagcacccgtagtcgggatcgaacccgggtctccggcgctgtattcgctgtaaggcggcaactctaccactgcgccaccaagaTCACCCATGATCTGCTGAAGGGGGGTGGGTAGCTCTGGCCCGGACCCCCTCCGCTAGAACCTCCTGGTCCATGTCCATCTCCCGGCCACACCACCCTTCACCTACacaagccaccccccccccccccccccgccattccTGCACATTGATCTCTGCACGAACCTACAAACAGCGAGACAGAGTGTTGTCCCCCACAGGTTGCGGTCTTTGTCTACTACGGGCTGGTGCTGGACAAGTGGGTGCTACAGGTGACCCACCCGTCATACCTGAGGAGCCCACTGATCTACCGGCCCCAGCTACGCACACAGGCCTGGCGCTACCTCAGCTACATCTTCGTGCACGTGGGGTGAGTaccgtttctctctctctctctgccctaggGTTGCCGatcgtcccgtattagctgggacaccccgtatattgggctaaattggtttgtcccacacaggactgcccttgtcccgtattaggcccggggggcgctgtaggccaggacagtgtaggccccgacactgtaggccgggacagtgtaggccccgacactgtaggccccgacattgcAGGCCCGGGCGCCGCATAACGGAGGTTGtatggcaacccgcctccaggcccgggcggccgccgccattggtggagcaggagaacGTGGCCACTCTCTGGGTGAGGTCACAAGGGGCgctgggtggtgacgtcaccttttgttccttatttgggagtgagaaagttggcacccctactctttccccccctcctccccaaacaccatccgtccccccgtccccctcacACTGTCCCCCCCCCGCACTGTGCCAGCAGAGGCCTGCGTTTAGGACTTGGGGGCCGGTgtttggagggggggtgggggggctggtttGGTGTATATTTAGCAAAGCAAGGCCTGTTTAGCAGGGAGAGGCCTGGGTTTCAGCCTGTAATTAGTAGGGCAAGGGATGTGTTTGGCAAGGCAAAGCCATGTCTAGCAGGGCAAGGCCCCTGATTAGCAGTGCGGGATGTGTACATAGAAGGGTCTGTTTTGGCCTGTGTTTAGGAGAATGAAGCCTGTATTTAGGCCTATGTTTAGGAGGATGAGGCCTGTTTGTCAGGGTGGGGCCtctgcagggtgtgggggaggcctGTGTTTAGGAGGGGGAGGCCTGTGTTTGTCAGGGTGGGGGCTGTGTTTAGGAGGATGAGGCCTGTGTTGTCAGGGTGGGGCCTGTGCAGGGTGCGGGGAGGCCTGTGTTTGTCAGCGTAGGGCTTGTGTTTAGGAGGGGGAGgcctgtgtgtgtcagggtggggCCTGTGCAGGGTACGGGGAGGCCTGTGCTTGTCAGGATGGGGCCTGTGTTTGTCAGGGTGGGGCCTGTGTTTAGGAGGGGAGGCCTGTGCAGGGTGCGGGGGAGGCCTGTGTTTAGGTGAGGCCTGTGTTTAGGTGAGGCATGTGTTTGTCAGGGTGGGGCATGTGTTTAGGAGGACGAGGCCTGTGTTTGTCAGGGTGGGGCCTGTGTTTAAGAGGGGAGGCCTGTGTTTGTCAGGGTGGGGCCTGTGTTTGTCCGGGTGGGGCCTGTGTTTAGGAGGGGGAGgcctgtgtgtgtcagggtggagCCTGTGCAGGGTGCGGGGGAGGCCTGTGTTTGTCAGGGTGGAGCCTGtgcagggtgtgggggggggggctgtgtttgTCAGGGTGGGGCCTGTGTTTAGGAGGGGGGGCCTGTGTTTGTCAGGGTGGGGCCTGTGCAGGGTGCAGGGGGGGGCTGTGTTTGTCAGGGTGGGGCCTGTGCAGGGTGCAGGGGAGGCCTGTGTTTAGGAGGGGGGGGCCTGTGTTTGTCAGGGTGGGGCCTGTGCAGGGTGCAGGGGAGGCCTGTGTTTGTCAGGGTGGGGCCTGTGCAGGGTGCAGGGGAGGCCTGTGTTTGTCAGGGTGGGGCCTGTGCAGGGTGCAGGGGAGGCCTGTGTTTGTCAGGGTGGGGCCTGTGCAGGGTGCAGGGGAGGCCTGTGTTTAGGTGGGCGGGGAGCTACACTGACTGAGAGTGTCGTGGCCTATGTGTGttgcagggtggtgcagctgggCTTCAGTGTGACGCTGCAGCTGCTGGTGGGGGTGCCGCTGGAGATGGTTCACGGAGCTCTTCGTATCGGCTTCATCTACCTCACCGGAGCCCTGGCAGGTAACGTGGGTCCCGTTGCCCGGCAACGTCTGCTGCTCAGCCTGGCTCCGATGTCTCCGGCACTCGTCCCGAGCTTAACGCAGAAACAGGAGCAGCTGGGGGAGACTGGTACCCTCGGCCTAGCACTGCTGATCGACAACATCCTGCCTCCGCCTCACCATCCTTCCATAGtccagggtttagtttagagatacagcgcgaaaacaggcccctcggcccaccgagaccgcatcgaccagcgatccccgcacactcacactatcccacacacacacacacacacacacacacacacacacacacacacactagggacaatttttacatttaccaagccaattaacctacaaatgtgcacgtctttggaatgtgggaggaaaccggagatcccggagaaaacccacggagagaacatacaaactccgtacagacagcacctgtagtcaggatggaacccgggtctctgccgctgtgattcATCTTCCCGGTCACAccagttccgtgttatcccactttctcatccactccctacacacggccgattaacctacaaaactgtaaacttcggatgtgggaggaaaccagagaacccggaggaaacccacgcggtcacggggagaacgtgcaaactccacacacagacagcacccgaggtcggggtcgaacccgggtctctgacgctgtgaggcagcggctctacccgctgcgccaccgtgcccacatTCAGCTGGGGTGCACAGCACAGGTAAACCTATGGGGAatgttgggagagaggagaaaacaCATGGGCTGaagcagcaaggtggcgcagcggtagagtcgttgcctcacggcaccagagacccgggttcgatcccgactacgggcactgtctgtacagagtttgtacgttctccccgtgacctgcgtgggtttactcctggtgctccggtttcctcctacactacaaagacgtgcaggtttgtaggttaattggcttctgtaagttgtaggATGtaccgtgtaggatagaactagtgcacagggtaatcgttggtcagcacgaacccggtgggccaaagggccttttcccacaCTGCATCTATAAACCCAACTAAGaactcaagaatgttttattgtcgtgcgtcccacgaacaatgaaattcttacttgcagcagcacaacagaatatgtaaacgtgatgcactgtaaacaatataataaacgagaaaaaaaagtggacgcatacacactcactcacacacacactcacatacacacactcacatacacacactcatacacgtacactcacacacacacacacacactcgcatacacacacacactcgcatatgctcatactcacacactcacatacatacacacatacactcacacacactcatactcacacatacacacactcatacacacacacacatacacacactcacatacacacactcacatacacacatactcacacgcacatacacacacacacatacacaaactcatacacacacacacatacacacacacacatacacacactcacatacacacactcacatacacacacatacactcacactcacacgcacatacacacacccaccatgAGTTTAAGTGCCGCCAATGTGCTTTAGTTAATCAAGAATGGTTTACTTGTGCCTTGTATAATTCTGTGTAAATGTTTTGGAATGAGAGCAGGCTGTGTGCTGGCCTGGTTGTTCCTGCATTGATCCACTGGCTGATCAATGGTGAGTGGAGGAAGCTGACACAGCACTCCAGCGAGTTGCATCAATTTGTCAATAAAGGTCTCAGCAAGACCCTGCATGTCCCTGGCCAGTCGGAACAGAAGAGGCGCTCGATTTTCAATCAGCGTTGTAAGGTGACAGAAATAGATTAGCTTCAGCACCtggagagtccagagtgtttaattgttgtatGTACCCCGACCACAGATCCCTGAACCTCTTACTTGCAGcgccttacaaacctgtacacacaGACTTGCAGTGGCTCACAAACCCAACACACAGATCATATTCAGTAACCTTGTTCAAATTCAATAAATTTAATAACTatgaataatttaatttaaaaaagtcTTTTATCTCTAGTATTAGACAGAGGTAGTCTTGGTCTAGTctcgcactatctttaatcagaatttatcttgcactaaacattattccctttatcatgtaaatTTATACTGTG is part of the Rhinoraja longicauda isolate Sanriku21f chromosome 6, sRhiLon1.1, whole genome shotgun sequence genome and harbors:
- the rhbdl3 gene encoding rhomboid-related protein 3, with the translated sequence MSNKRSSSFRRAVQRGKGRGASDSLLDERGLSLGRRLVRHVAYETLPRHADRRWYYDTYTGCPPPWFIITITLLEVAVFVYYGLVLDKWVLQVTHPSYLRSPLIYRPQLRTQAWRYLSYIFVHVGVVQLGFSVTLQLLVGVPLEMVHGALRIGFIYLTGALAGSLAASVADMTAPVVGSSGGVYALISAHLANIVMNWSGMRCQFKLFRMGIVMICMSLEFGRAVWLRFRPPAHPSCAHPSFASHLGGVMVGITLGVVILRNYEQKLHEQSIWWIFIIVYLIFVSFAVLWNIFAYGLLDSRLLPPA